In Canis lupus dingo isolate Sandy chromosome 12, ASM325472v2, whole genome shotgun sequence, the following proteins share a genomic window:
- the LOC112641375 gene encoding HLA class II histocompatibility antigen, DQ beta 1 chain, whose protein sequence is MSGKMTLCIPRGFWTAAVMMILVVLSIPVAEGRDSPQDFVFQYKAECYFTNGTERVRLLTKYIYNREEYVRFDSDVGEYRAVTELGRPWAEYWNPQKDEMDRVRAELDTVCRHNYGLEELTTLQRRVEPTVTISPSRTEVLNHHNLLVCSVTDFYPGQIKVRWFRNDQEQTAGVVSTPLIRNGDWTFQILVMLEMTPQRGDVYTCHVEHASLQSPITVQWWPQSESAQSKMLSGIGGFVLGLIFLGLGLIIRHRSQKGSRGSPPAGLLH, encoded by the exons ATGTCTGGGAAGATGACTCTGTGCATCCCCCGAGGCTTCTGGACAGCAGCTGTGATGATGATCCTGGTGGTGCTGAGCATCCCAGTGGCTGAGGGCAGAGACTCTCCAC AGGATTTCGTGTTCCAGTATAAGGCCGAGTGCTATTTCACCAACGGGACGGAGCGGGTGCGGCTTCTGACTAAATACATCTATAACCGGGAGGAGTACGTGCGCTTCGACAGCGACGTGGGGGAGTACCGGGCGGTCACGGAGCTCGGGCGGCCCTGGGCTGAGTACTGGAACCCGCAGAAGGACGAGATGGACCGGGTACGGGCCGAGCTGGACACGGTGTGCAGACACAACTACGGGTTGGAAGAGCTCACCACGTTGCAGCGGCGAG TGGAACCGACAGTGACCATCTCTCCGTCCAGGACAGAGGTTCTGAACCACCACAATCTGCTGGTCTGCTCAGTGACAGATTTCTATCCAGGCCAGATCAAAGTCCGGTGGTTTCGGAATGACCAGGAGCAGACAGCTGGTGTCGTGTCCACTCCACTTATTAGGAATGGGGACTGGACCTTCCAGATCCTTGTGATGCTGGAGATGACTCCCCAGCGAGGAGATGTCTACACTTGCCATGTGGAGCACGCCAGCCTCCAGAGCCCCATCACAGTGCAGTGGT GGCCACAGTCTGAATCTGCCCAGAGCAAGATGCTGAGTGGCATTGGTGGCTTCGTGCTGGGGCTGATCTTCCTTGGGCTTGGCCTTATCATCCGTCACAGGAGCCAGAAAG GATCTCGGGGGTCTCCACCGGCAG GGCTCCTGCACTGA